The following proteins are encoded in a genomic region of Glycine max cultivar Williams 82 chromosome 18, Glycine_max_v4.0, whole genome shotgun sequence:
- the LOC100807148 gene encoding probable LRR receptor-like serine/threonine-protein kinase At1g67720, with amino-acid sequence MGLCSLFLVTLLLLTSYAVCQLEEFISIDCGGTNNYTDKSTGLAWISDYGIMKHGKPVEVQNPSGNKVQYQRRREFPIDSRKYCYTLGTEERRRHLVRATFQYGSLDDGDTYPQFQLYLDATKWATVSIYDASRIYVKEMIFRAPSNSIDVCMCCATTGSPFISTLELRPLNLSMYATDFEGSFFLKVAARINFGAPSEDVVRYPDDPYDRIWESDLIKRQNYLVGVAPGTERINTTKKIEIETREYPPVKVMQTAVVGTKGILSYRLNLEDFPGNARAYAYFAEIEDLPKNETRKFKLEQPYIADYSNAVVNIAENANGSYTLYEPSYMNVSLEFVLSFSFVKTRDSTQGPLLNAMEISKYVSIASKTDRQDSNFVNAFRFLSAESVLKNEGDPCVPTPWEWVNCSTTTPPRITKINLSRRNMKGEIPRELNNMEALTELWLDGNMLTGQLPDMRNLINLKIVHLENNKLSGPLPSYLGSLPSLQALFIQNNSFSGVIPSGLLSGKIIFNFDDNPELHKGNKKHFQLMLGISIGVLAILLILFLTSLVLLLNLRRKTSRQKCDEKGISGRSSTKPLTGYSFGRNGNIMDEGTAYYITLSELKEATNNFSKNIGKGSFGSVYYGKMKDGKEVAVKTMTDPSSYGNQQFVNEVALLSRIHHRNLVPLIGYCEEEYQHILVYEYMHNGTLREYIHECSSQKQLDWLARLRIAEDASKGLEYLHTGCNPSIIHRDVKTSNILLDINMRAKVSDFGLSRLAEEDLTHISSVARGTVGYLDPEYYANQQLTEKSDVYSFGVVLLELISGKKPVSSEDYGPEMNIVHWARSLIRKGDVISIMDPSLVGNVKTESVWRVAEIAIQCVEQHGACRPRMQEVILAIQDASNIEKGSEIQLKLSSSGGSKPQSSRKTLLASFLEIESPDLSNSCLPSAR; translated from the exons TTTATGTTCTCTTTTTTTGGTTACACTTCTTCTGCTAACATCATATGCGGTTTGCCAACTTGAAG AATTTATCAGCATTGACTGTGGAGGGACAAATAACTACACTGATAAAAGCACAGGGCTTGCATGGATATCAGACTATGGAATCATGAAACATGGTAAGCCAGTGGAGGTACAAAATCCAAGTGGAAACAAGGTTCAGTATCAGAGACGCCGAGAGTTTCCTATAGACAGCAGAAAATACTGTTATACTCTTGGCACTGAGGAGAGAAGAAGGCATCTGGTTCGAGCAACGTTTCAGTATGGTAGCTTGGATGATGGAGACACATACCCTCAGTTTCAGCTCTATTTGGATGCAACCAAATGGGCTACTGTGTCAATCTACGATGCCTCGAGAATTTATGTGAAGGAAATGATCTTCAGGGCACCCTCAAACTCTATTGATGTTTGCATGTGCTGTGCTACCACTGGTTCTCCCTTCATATCTACCCTTGAGCTCAGGCCCTTGAATCTTTCTATGTATGCCACAGATTTTGAAGGCAGTTTTTTCTTGAAAGTGGCTGCAAGAATTAACTTTGGTGCTCCAAGTGAGGATGTTGTCAG GTATCCAGATGACCCATATGATAGAATTTGGGAGTCTGATCTTATTAAAAGACAAAATTATCTTGTTGGGGTGGCCCCAGGCACTGAAAGAATTAACAcaacaaagaaaatagaaatagagaCAAGAGAATACCCACCTGTTAAAGTGATGCAAACTGCAGTTGTTGGCACCAAAGGAATTCTTAGCTATAGACTAAACCTGGAAGACTTCCCTGGCAATGCTAGAGCTTATGCATATTTCGCGGAGATTGAAGATCTGCCTAAGAATGAGACTAGAAAATTCAAATTGGAGCAACCTTACATAGCTGACTATAGCAATGCAGTGGTGAACATAGCTGAGAATGCCAATGGGAGCTACACTCTCTATGAACCAAGTTACATGAATGTGAGTCTGGAGTTTGTGCTTTCGTTCTCCTTTGTTAAGACCCGGGATTCCACTCAAGGACCTCTTCTAAATGCAATGGAAATTAGCAAATATGTGTCAATTGCATCAAAGACTGACAGGCAAGATT CAAATTTTGTAAATGCATTTCGCTTCTTATCTGCTGAAAGTGTCCTAAAGAATGAAGGTGATCCCTGTGTTCCAACTCCCTGGGAGTGGGTAAATTGTAGCACAACTACACCTCCAAGAATTACAAAGAT AAACCTGTCAAGAAGGAATATGAAGGGTGAAATTCCACGGGAGCTCAACAACATGGAAGCATTGACAGAACT GTGGTTAGATGGCAACATGCTCACAGGACAACTTCCTGACATGAGAAATCTTATCAATCTAAAGATTGT GCATCTAGAGAACAACAAATTGAGTGGTCCATTACCATCTTACTTGGGTAGCTTGCCAAGTTTACAAGCACT GTTCATACAGAATAACTCATTTAGTGGGGTTATACCATCAGGATTACTTTCtggaaaaatcattttcaa CTTTGATGATAATCCTGAACTACATAAAGGGAACAAGAAGCATTTTCAGTTGATGCTAGGAATTTCTATTGGAGTACTAGCGATTCTATTAATATTGTTCTTAACAAGTTTGGTACTATTGCTTAATCTGCGGAGAAAGACATCTCGACAGAAATGTGACGAAAAGG GTATTTCTGGACGCAGCAGCACTAAACCTTTAACTGGATACTCATTTGGTCGGAATGGGAATATAATGGATGAAGGTACTGCTTACTATATTACACTCTCAGAGTTGAAAGAAGCtactaataatttttcaaagaatattGGCAAAGGAAGCTTTGGATCAGTCTACTATGGGAAAATGAAAGACGGAAAAGAGGTGGCAGTTAAGACTATGACTGATCCATCCAGCTATGGGAACCAGCAATTTGTAAATGAG GTAGCCCTCTTATCAAGAATTCATCACAGAAACTTGGTTCCTCTGATTGGATATTGTGAAGAAGAATATCAACATATTCTAGTTTATGAATATATGCACAATGGCACTTTAAGGGAGTACATTCATG AATGTTCGAGTCAGAAGCAATTAGATTGGTTAGCTCGCCTTCGAATTGCAGAAGATGCATCTAAAG GTCTTGAATACTTACACACAGGATGTAATCCTAGTATCATTCACCGCGATGTGAAGACAAGCAATATTCTTCTTGACATCAATATGAGAGCAAAAGTGTCAGATTTTGGACTCTCAAGGCTAGCTGAAGAAGATTTAACCCACATATCAAGTGTTGCAAGGGGAACTGTAGGTTACCTGGATCCTGA GTACTATGCAAATCAGCAATTGACTGAAAAGAGTGACGTGTACAGTTTTGGAGTTGTTCTGCTGGAATTGATATCAGGAAAAAAGCCTGTATCATCAGAAGACTATGGTCCTGAAATGAATATTGTTCACTGG GCAAGATCTTTAATTCGTAAAGGAGATGTGATAAGCATCATGGATCCTTCTCTTGTGGGGAATGTGAAAACCGAGTCAGTTTGGAGGGTTGCTGAAATTGCCATTCAATGTGTAGAACAACATGGTGCATGCAGACCAAGGATGCAAGAGGTCATTTTGGCTATACAAGATGCTTCTAACATTGAAAAAGGGTCAGAAATTCAACTGAAGTTATCTTCTTCAGGTGGTTCAAAGCCACAGTCTTCACGTAAGACATTACTTGCAAGCTTTCTTGAAATTGAGAGCCCTGACTTGTCAAATAGTTGCCTCCCCTCAGCaagataa
- the LOC100809811 gene encoding E3 ubiquitin-protein ligase AIRP2 isoform X3, with amino-acid sequence MAMIPYHLCRLPYQDSLKALEADIQHANALAAAIPRAKGFLHRYLDLFHILIYKVHNDGRSIMPTHGRKATIGDFYAVILPSLQRLHGSLEKLEVVKEEGQSSIEGPSYGKKVIEEGVKLTANVDLQREDECGICLEPCTKMVLPGCCHAMCIKCYRKWNRKSESCPFCRGSLRRVNSEDLWVLTCNDDVVDAETVSKEDLLRFYLYVSKLPKDHPDALFLMYYEYLI; translated from the exons ATGGCAATGATTCCTTACCACCTTTGCCGTTTACCTTACCAGGATTCCCTCAAAGCACTTGAGGCTGATATACAGCACGCCAATGCTTT GGCTGCTGCAATTCCCAGAGCCAAGG GCTTTCTCCATAGGTATCTCGACCTCTTCCACATACTTATTTACAAG GTACATAATGATGGTAGATCAATCATGCCTACTCATGGAAGGAAGGCTACCATTGGGGACTTTTATG CTGTTATATTACCATCTCTCCAACGGCTTCATGGTAGTTTGGAGAAGTTGGAGGTTGTTAAAGAAGAAGGCCAGTCAAGCATAGAAGGTCCAAGTTATGGCAAGAAGGTCATTGAagaaggtgtgaaactaacggcCAATGTTGATTTGcaaagagaagatgaatgtggGATTTGCTTAGAGCCTTGCACCAAAATGGTTTTACCTGGTTGCTGCCATGCCATGTGTATTAAATGCTACCGCAAGTG GAACAGAAAGTCAGAGTCTTGTCCTTTTTGCCGTGGTAGCTTGAGGAGAGTTAATTCGGAGGATCTATGGGTATTAACTTGTAatgatgatgttgttgatgcTGAAACAGTTTCTAAAGAGGACTTGTTGCGTTTTTATCTCTATGTCAGCAAGCTGCCTAAAGATCACCCAGATGCACTTTTCCTAATGTATTATGAATACCTCATTTAA
- the LOC100809811 gene encoding E3 ubiquitin-protein ligase AIRP2 isoform X1, with product MAMIPYHLCRLPYQDSLKALEADIQHANALAAAIPRAKGETLLQMKLVYNHLAPLFLLFLQWMDCSCAGFLHRYLDLFHILIYKVHNDGRSIMPTHGRKATIGDFYAVILPSLQRLHGSLEKLEVVKEEGQSSIEGPSYGKKVIEEGVKLTANVDLQREDECGICLEPCTKMVLPGCCHAMCIKCYRKWNRKSESCPFCRGSLRRVNSEDLWVLTCNDDVVDAETVSKEDLLRFYLYVSKLPKDHPDALFLMYYEYLI from the exons ATGGCAATGATTCCTTACCACCTTTGCCGTTTACCTTACCAGGATTCCCTCAAAGCACTTGAGGCTGATATACAGCACGCCAATGCTTT GGCTGCTGCAATTCCCAGAGCCAAGGGTGAGACTCTTCTTCAAATGAAATTGGTTTACAATCACTTGGCTCCCCTCTTCCTGTTATTTCTACAATGGATGGATTGTTCTTGTGCAGGCTTTCTCCATAGGTATCTCGACCTCTTCCACATACTTATTTACAAG GTACATAATGATGGTAGATCAATCATGCCTACTCATGGAAGGAAGGCTACCATTGGGGACTTTTATG CTGTTATATTACCATCTCTCCAACGGCTTCATGGTAGTTTGGAGAAGTTGGAGGTTGTTAAAGAAGAAGGCCAGTCAAGCATAGAAGGTCCAAGTTATGGCAAGAAGGTCATTGAagaaggtgtgaaactaacggcCAATGTTGATTTGcaaagagaagatgaatgtggGATTTGCTTAGAGCCTTGCACCAAAATGGTTTTACCTGGTTGCTGCCATGCCATGTGTATTAAATGCTACCGCAAGTG GAACAGAAAGTCAGAGTCTTGTCCTTTTTGCCGTGGTAGCTTGAGGAGAGTTAATTCGGAGGATCTATGGGTATTAACTTGTAatgatgatgttgttgatgcTGAAACAGTTTCTAAAGAGGACTTGTTGCGTTTTTATCTCTATGTCAGCAAGCTGCCTAAAGATCACCCAGATGCACTTTTCCTAATGTATTATGAATACCTCATTTAA
- the LOC100809811 gene encoding E3 ubiquitin-protein ligase AIRP2 isoform X5, giving the protein MLCFLHRYLDLFHILIYKVHNDGRSIMPTHGRKATIGDFYAVILPSLQRLHGSLEKLEVVKEEGQSSIEGPSYGKKVIEEGVKLTANVDLQREDECGICLEPCTKMVLPGCCHAMCIKCYRKWNRKSESCPFCRGSLRRVNSEDLWVLTCNDDVVDAETVSKEDLLRFYLYVSKLPKDHPDALFLMYYEYLI; this is encoded by the exons ATGCTTT GCTTTCTCCATAGGTATCTCGACCTCTTCCACATACTTATTTACAAG GTACATAATGATGGTAGATCAATCATGCCTACTCATGGAAGGAAGGCTACCATTGGGGACTTTTATG CTGTTATATTACCATCTCTCCAACGGCTTCATGGTAGTTTGGAGAAGTTGGAGGTTGTTAAAGAAGAAGGCCAGTCAAGCATAGAAGGTCCAAGTTATGGCAAGAAGGTCATTGAagaaggtgtgaaactaacggcCAATGTTGATTTGcaaagagaagatgaatgtggGATTTGCTTAGAGCCTTGCACCAAAATGGTTTTACCTGGTTGCTGCCATGCCATGTGTATTAAATGCTACCGCAAGTG GAACAGAAAGTCAGAGTCTTGTCCTTTTTGCCGTGGTAGCTTGAGGAGAGTTAATTCGGAGGATCTATGGGTATTAACTTGTAatgatgatgttgttgatgcTGAAACAGTTTCTAAAGAGGACTTGTTGCGTTTTTATCTCTATGTCAGCAAGCTGCCTAAAGATCACCCAGATGCACTTTTCCTAATGTATTATGAATACCTCATTTAA
- the LOC100809811 gene encoding E3 ubiquitin-protein ligase AIRP2 isoform X2 produces the protein MISLQRIWAAAIPRAKGETLLQMKLVYNHLAPLFLLFLQWMDCSCAGFLHRYLDLFHILIYKVHNDGRSIMPTHGRKATIGDFYAVILPSLQRLHGSLEKLEVVKEEGQSSIEGPSYGKKVIEEGVKLTANVDLQREDECGICLEPCTKMVLPGCCHAMCIKCYRKWNRKSESCPFCRGSLRRVNSEDLWVLTCNDDVVDAETVSKEDLLRFYLYVSKLPKDHPDALFLMYYEYLI, from the exons ATGATCAGCTTACAAAGAATTTG GGCTGCTGCAATTCCCAGAGCCAAGGGTGAGACTCTTCTTCAAATGAAATTGGTTTACAATCACTTGGCTCCCCTCTTCCTGTTATTTCTACAATGGATGGATTGTTCTTGTGCAGGCTTTCTCCATAGGTATCTCGACCTCTTCCACATACTTATTTACAAG GTACATAATGATGGTAGATCAATCATGCCTACTCATGGAAGGAAGGCTACCATTGGGGACTTTTATG CTGTTATATTACCATCTCTCCAACGGCTTCATGGTAGTTTGGAGAAGTTGGAGGTTGTTAAAGAAGAAGGCCAGTCAAGCATAGAAGGTCCAAGTTATGGCAAGAAGGTCATTGAagaaggtgtgaaactaacggcCAATGTTGATTTGcaaagagaagatgaatgtggGATTTGCTTAGAGCCTTGCACCAAAATGGTTTTACCTGGTTGCTGCCATGCCATGTGTATTAAATGCTACCGCAAGTG GAACAGAAAGTCAGAGTCTTGTCCTTTTTGCCGTGGTAGCTTGAGGAGAGTTAATTCGGAGGATCTATGGGTATTAACTTGTAatgatgatgttgttgatgcTGAAACAGTTTCTAAAGAGGACTTGTTGCGTTTTTATCTCTATGTCAGCAAGCTGCCTAAAGATCACCCAGATGCACTTTTCCTAATGTATTATGAATACCTCATTTAA
- the LOC100809811 gene encoding E3 ubiquitin-protein ligase AIRP2 isoform X4 — protein MISLQRIWAAAIPRAKGFLHRYLDLFHILIYKVHNDGRSIMPTHGRKATIGDFYAVILPSLQRLHGSLEKLEVVKEEGQSSIEGPSYGKKVIEEGVKLTANVDLQREDECGICLEPCTKMVLPGCCHAMCIKCYRKWNRKSESCPFCRGSLRRVNSEDLWVLTCNDDVVDAETVSKEDLLRFYLYVSKLPKDHPDALFLMYYEYLI, from the exons ATGATCAGCTTACAAAGAATTTG GGCTGCTGCAATTCCCAGAGCCAAGG GCTTTCTCCATAGGTATCTCGACCTCTTCCACATACTTATTTACAAG GTACATAATGATGGTAGATCAATCATGCCTACTCATGGAAGGAAGGCTACCATTGGGGACTTTTATG CTGTTATATTACCATCTCTCCAACGGCTTCATGGTAGTTTGGAGAAGTTGGAGGTTGTTAAAGAAGAAGGCCAGTCAAGCATAGAAGGTCCAAGTTATGGCAAGAAGGTCATTGAagaaggtgtgaaactaacggcCAATGTTGATTTGcaaagagaagatgaatgtggGATTTGCTTAGAGCCTTGCACCAAAATGGTTTTACCTGGTTGCTGCCATGCCATGTGTATTAAATGCTACCGCAAGTG GAACAGAAAGTCAGAGTCTTGTCCTTTTTGCCGTGGTAGCTTGAGGAGAGTTAATTCGGAGGATCTATGGGTATTAACTTGTAatgatgatgttgttgatgcTGAAACAGTTTCTAAAGAGGACTTGTTGCGTTTTTATCTCTATGTCAGCAAGCTGCCTAAAGATCACCCAGATGCACTTTTCCTAATGTATTATGAATACCTCATTTAA